One Mya arenaria isolate MELC-2E11 chromosome 5, ASM2691426v1 genomic window carries:
- the LOC128234752 gene encoding uncharacterized protein LOC128234752 yields METLVDMTSVNSWKTLANLSSTLGVRFADTLAQGTECDLENKCEKTAFEINLNTITHNGRKLVGILKKSGDSKEIGGDIDISFKNQHHNGLEGSFPAKCYRRLDHVDEEADEGLGDLDDVFEDFEEVYEAFVGSEWRESREGGECSLVGAREALGWCQCPMRVQQVRTYIHGDTGLREHHGCSMTSDLGSPISPVDSADYPDSFKYHCDSLSLSRQTHKHSDSLSVLQTFMNSDTNENIVPYSRPWKTNFLQSRENNACIDISENDKTYSDMVDLKASVEDSSAPLTPSKSKSVHFAIFPKIVEIPRISDLEKSNGKDVIVQSDETNSREQIGDNISVSGKGDNLC; encoded by the coding sequence ATGGAAACACTAGTGGACATGACTTCAGTGAACTCTTGGAAGACATTAGCAAATCTATCTTCTACATTAGGAGTGAGATTTGCAGACACTTTAGCGCAGGGAACTGAGTGTGATTTGGagaataaatgtgaaaaaacagCATTCGAAATTAACTTGAATACTATTACACATAATGGAAGAAAACTGGTTGGAATTCTAAAAAAATCAGGAGATTCAAAAGAGATTGGTGGTGATATTGATATAAGCTTCAAGAATCAACATCATAATGGATTAGAGGGTAGTTTTCCTGCAAAGTGTTATAGAAGACTTGACCATGTTGATGAAGAGGCTGATGAAGGTCTTGGTGATCTGGATGATGTGTTTGAAGACTTTGAGGAGGTTTATGAAGCCTTTGTTGGGTCCGAGTGGAGAGAATCTAGGGAGGGAGGAGAGTGCAGTCTTGTAGGGGCTCGGGAGGCTCTAGGATGGTGTCAATGCCCCATGAGGGTGCAACAAGTCCGCACATACATACATGGTGATACCGGGTTGAGGGAACATCATGGCTGTAGTATGACATCTGACCTTGGTAGTCCAATCTCACCTGTGGACAGTGCAGACTACCCGGACAGCTTCAAATACCATTGCGACTCGCTTTCGCTCAGTCGCCAGACACATAAACATTCTGATAGTTTGTCAGTGTTGCAAACTTTCATGAACAGTGATACCAATGAAAACATTGTGCCTTATAGTAGACCTTGGAAAACAAATTTTCTACAGAGTAGGGAAAACAATGCTTGTATCGatatatctgaaaatgacaaaacCTATTCAGACATGGTTGATTTAAAAGCCAGTGTTGAAGACTCTAGTGCTCCTTTAACACCATCAAAGAGCAAGTCTGttcattttgcaatatttccGAAAATTGTTGAAATACCTCGCATCTCAGATCTTGAAAAATCCAATGGCAAGGATGTTATAGTTCAGTCAGATGAAACCAATAGCAGAGAACAAATAGGAGATAATATTTCTGTATCTGGTAAGGGAGATAATCTATGTTAG